One Channa argus isolate prfri chromosome 15, Channa argus male v1.0, whole genome shotgun sequence DNA segment encodes these proteins:
- the LOC137099613 gene encoding phosphoinositide 3-kinase regulatory subunit 5-like translates to MEQSSCTEDRIEHILERCLCDLGLNTPDKQLWNAGLCINRWCLEELVKRDPHNFLILLQKILRKTKEVLEKCQYELVVPLSLLFSSTLLKAPYVAPDCGVLQEARLLFHGFLSWPEPCSSASKRLLNIIEQELRAPGISFQRLVRTEQGLSPEIQSSKTMTVLLVSPDEDVPPEVQSVSEKLSSSHQSSRDVTVALILHSFQAALGTAHEELRTVLQTKQPEELEQLLETVTNNMENAASAAHVGRARQGLIKSLQRLRDSLVGPAPADVCSDTRAVEIFTLPFPRCHTFSWDNKNFDILHDLLSSDLDSLTDCFLKTDLDEDDNNEISVDEEDELEGSKVDHDLQDHRFSTASSSSRDSTFSSYSLSSSWSVPSGSSGVESDFSEDTEEGPDSQPKPRKKPKKKSKSLLGIERFSMLFKTPRNCRRAQSMGYRGDFIKDFQRTRSPLKHSRYLPRQMCPLQGPTAALDPLSLQKHICVRRRPILSCDETDVGETPTLVKLVIFGGDKEAGRLARAYSELQQKESVCPRLTKMCKLQFYFVPTRRRSAGSSGGGHASSEGQAGSSTKAAACAESNGSAPEDSTVDIAQMLGMLDPWYERNVLSLLSLSSDVICQTASKEGDVSESSSSVEGLPLLADLVLYYCRHADQPVLVQLYQAELTLAGGERRREVFIHSLELGHSAGTRAVKAMGAASKRFGIDEEREAVPLTLNVAYNKVAVSGRSQWMQTELVCTSINLCKACRTQEHLDSRIESLQLTMTEVLKRQSSKSKKCYNQHILVSEVKVDKVHVNSGDDRTTFAVCLDQDEKKFIQKVTRCEVSLCCKPGSSSDWRTYKPLPGQVQPLHPSYCSLLCLPISSFSAPHP, encoded by the exons ATGGAGCAGAGCTCGTGCACCGAGGATCGGATCGAGCACATCCTCGAGCGTTGCCTCTGTGACCTGGGCCTGAATACGCCTGACAAACAGCTCTGGAACG CTGGGCTGTGCATAAACCGCTGGTGTTTGGAGGAACTTGTGAAAAGAGATCCCCACAACTTCCTCATCCTTCTACAGAAAAtactgaggaaaacaaaagag gTGCTGGAGAAGTGTCAGTATGAACTGGTGGTGCCGCTCTCCCTCTTGTTCTCCTCAACCCTCCTAAAA GCTCCTTATGTGGCTCCGGACTGCGGCGTCCTGCAGGAGGCCCGGCTGTTGTTCCATGGCTTCCTGTCCTGGCCTGAGCCGTGCTCCTCAGCCAGCAAACGCCTGCTAAACATCATCGAGCAGGAGCTCAGAGCACCAG GCATTTCATTTCAAAGGCTGGTGAGGACAGAACAAGGACTTTCTCCTGAGATTCAAAGCTCTAAAACCAT GACGGTGCTGTTGGTGAGCCCAGATGAAGATGTCCCTCCAGAGGTCCAGTCTGTCTCTGAGAAGCTGAGCAGCTCCCATCAGTCCAGTAGAGATGTCACTGTCGCCCTCATCCTGCACAGCTTCCAGGCTGCTCTGGGCACCGCACACGAGGAGCTGCGCACAGTCCTGCAG ACGAAGCAGCCGGAGGAGTTGGAGCAGCTCCTGGAAACAGTGACTAACAACATGGAGAACGCCGCCTCTGCAGCGCATGTGGGCCGAGCAAGACAGGGTCTGATAAAGAGCCTGCAGAGGCTCAGAGACAGTCTCGTTGGTCCTGCTCCTGCTGATGTCTGCTCAGACACCA GGGCTGTGGAGATTTTCACGCTGCCTTTTCCCAGATGTCACACTTTCTCCTGGGACAACAAAAACTTTG ATATTCTTCACGACCTTCTCTCAAGTGACTTGGACTCACTGACCGACTGTTTCCTGAAAACAGACCTAGACGAGGATGACAACAATGAGATCAGTGTGGATGAGGAAGACGAGTTAGAGGGAAGCAAAGTGGACCACGACCTTCAGGACCATCGCTTCTCCACTGCATCCTCTTCTTCTAGGGACTCCACATTTTCCAGCTACTCTCTCTCCTCCAGCTGGTCCGTGCCGTCCGGCTCCTCGGGTGTAGAAAGTGACTTCAGTGAGGACACAGAGGAAGGACCAGACAGCCAACCAAAGCCTAGAAAGAAGCCCAAAAAGAAGTCCAAGTCCCTGTTAGGCATCGAGCGCTTCTCCATGCTTTTCAAGACTCCCCGCAACTGCCGCCGCGCCCAGAGCATGGGTTACCGTGGCGACTTCATCAAAGACTTTCAACGAACCAGGTCACCGCTCAAACACTCCAGGTACCTCCCCAGACAGATGTGCCCTCTGCAGGGCCCCACTGCTGCTTTAGATCCTCTTTCTTTGCAGAAGCACATATGTGTACGCAGGCGGCCGATCCTGAGCTGCGACGAGACCGACGTGGGGGAGACGCCCACTTTGGTCAAACTGGTGATATTTGGAGGCGACAAAGAGGCCGGCAGGCTGGCGAGGGCCTACAGCGAGCTGCAGCAAAAAGAGAGCGTCTGTCCTCGGCTCACCAAGATGTGCAAGCTGCAGTTCTACTTTGTCCCCACCAGAAGGAGAAGTGCAGGAAGCTCGGGGGGAGGACACGCGTCCTCTGAAGGACAAGCCGGAAGTTCAACCAAAGCTGCTGCGTGTGCG GAGTCAAATGGCTCTGCCCCGGAGGACAGTACAGTTGACATCGCCCAGATGTTGGGCATGTTGGATCCCTGGTACGAGAGGAACGTCCTCAGCCTGCTTAGCCTGTCCTCGGACGTCATCTGTCAG ACTGCCTCTAAGGAGGGTGACGTCTcggagagcagcagcagcgtgGAGGGTCTCCCCCTGCTGGCCGACCTGGTGCTGTATTACTGCAGACACGCAGACCAGCCCGTTCTGGTGCAACTCTACCAGGCTGAG CTGACCCTGgctggaggagagaggaggagggaggtgtTCATTCACTCCCTGGAGCTGGGGCACTCGGCTGGAACCAGAGCTGTAAAGGCCATGG GTGCTGCCAGCAAAAGGTTTGGAATAGATGAAGAACGAGAGGCTGTTCCTCTGACGTTAAACGTCGCCTACAACAAG GTGGCTGTGAGTGGGCGGAGTCAGTGGATGCAGACAGAGTTAGTCTGCACGTCCATCAATCTTTGCAAAGCCTGCAGGACGCAGGAGCACTTGG ATTCAAGAATAGAAAGTCTGCAGCTGACGATGACGGAAGTCCTGAAGAGGCAGTCATCCAAGTCTAAGAAGTGCTACAACCAG CACATCTTAGTGTCAGAAGTGAAGGTGGACAAGGTGCACGTGAACAGCGGAGACGACAGGACGACTTTTGCAGTGTGTCTGGATCAGGATGAGAAGAAATTCATCCAAAAAGTCACCAG GTGTGAGGTGTCTCTGTGTTGTAAACCCGGCAGCAGCTCCGACTGGAGGACGTACAAGCCGCTACCAGGCCAAGTGCAGCCTCTGCACCCTTCCtactgctctctgctctgcctccCCATCAGCTCCTTCTCGGCCCCACACCCCTGA